Proteins co-encoded in one Cydia splendana chromosome 11, ilCydSple1.2, whole genome shotgun sequence genomic window:
- the LOC134795202 gene encoding uncharacterized protein LOC134795202 — MRRYSETLALLPSDDCWQQSANSRAHQCCSKRIMTSCWSHYCQSLDSLKSVLCSRRTPCPSVQWRILGLSWPTEGNGSELTSSWRQGQPGPPPTVHNGDQRFNPQPPDCKEPATVDMFRVARGYAIFRLENIESSDLKGYDESDIKDLEKDFHNAQLRILRPLKPERRVEEYEVTREFEKTATAPPSNSMSSTSSSSSNTVLTATSGDNTIFFATAKMLIRDSSGVFRPVRALLDGASACNLISKSCAEMLGFEISGQHTVFGIGNSPNQTFGSLSCEIKPMGNKPSSLSTKLEAFVLSPVCADQPPQPVDSSGWSHTKNLSLADPDFARPAPVDLLLNAQVFVSSLLAGIRRGEPGQPTLLKTIYGWVVMGECDESQLTSSAFVSSRNNNKHCFFVSSPSQILSHDDSIKKIWELENVSSPTKPFVSEEDQRCEDYFRGKYYRNEEGRFVVPLPFVDPTNKPTFLNSREIALKLFTSLERKLKSNPEFKRAYVEFMNDYESRGHLEEVEPPSTSEGHFYYIPHHGILRDSVTTPLRVVFDASAKGANETFLNATLLGGPKLQTNIFDLLTRFRWHAVVFTGDVKQMYRQILVPEEDAEFQRILWRPSAVGPVRDYRLKTVTYGVSAAPFQALRTMAQLASDSAASYPGGSTVLARDIYVDDVVTGADSVEQARSLQAELTKILSSGGFHLRKWTSNSSEFLESLPSSDLYSEDFKHFEEMTDISLKILGLLWQPQSDSFRFRVASTPNGRCTKRTILSEIARIFDPLGFLSPVTFLAKYLMQLLWVSGVSWDGDVPESIRLEWQEFKTQLSSLSAVAVPRRLVGEFDVLHLHGFCDASERGFCAVIYCRTVTEEGDVDVKLVCAKSKVAPLRKLSVPRLELLAAVLLSDLMASVVEALKPFHSVDRIYAWSDSSVTLTWIKSCPSRWKTFVANRVSHIQDVIPPDSWHHVRTTDNPADCGSRGLLPQDLVNQTCWWSGPDWLRHPTESWPKSVLTPDRDVLHDEQRITVLVVSNDNALVDNLLEKFSSLGTLQRVLAYCRRFANNAKNQKTTGKLLRGPLTPLEVKQSLMILVRFVQQRSFAQEIEKISNKHSNSLPKAFRKLSPFIDEAGLLRVGGRLSRASLDFDVKHPLLLPRDNRLTFLLIDEYHRRFMHPGIQTLHNLLSQHFWIMCPKRAIYAVVSKCMKCFRVRPLGAPAPFMGDLPSYRISQLKTFWSAAVDFGGPFDIALGRGRGNKTYKGYICVFVCTATKAIHTELVTELSSDAYLFGAALRRFEL; from the exons AGCCCGCGACTGTAGATATGTTCCGGGTCGCGCGCGGGTATGCTATTTTTAGATTAGAGAACATTGAAAGTTCGGACTTAAAAGGTTATGATGAATCGGACATAAAGGATTTAGAAAAAGACTTTCACAATGCTCAGTTAAGGATTTTACGTCCGCTGAAACCTGAAAGACGTGTGGAAGAGTACGAAGTTACGAGGGAATTTGAAA AGACTGCTACTGCACCACCTAGCAATAGCATGAGCAGtactagcagtagtagtagtaacaCGGTTCTAACTGCTACGTCGGGAGATAATACAATCTTTTTTGCTACTGCCAAGATGTTGATTCGGGACAGTTCTGGTGTCTTCCGCCCAGTGCGTGCACTTCTGGATGGTGCTAGTGCATGCAACCTTATATCGAAATCTTGTGCTGAAATGCTAGGGTTTGAGATTTCTGGCCAACACACTGTGTTTGGCATCGGTAACTCGCCCAATCAAACATTTGGCTCACTTTCATGTGAGATCAAGCCAATGGGTAATAAACCCTCTTCGCTGAGTACTAAACTCGAAGCTTTCGTTTTGTCGCCGGTATGTGCTGACCAACCTCCACAACCTGTCGATTCGTCGGGTTGGTCACACACCAAAAATTTATCGCTGGCTGATCCTGATTTTGCCCGTCCGGCGCCGGTGGACTTGTTGCTTAACGCACAGGTCTTCGTTTCGTCGTTGTTGGCCGGTATACGGCGCGGGGAGCCTGGACAGCCTACTCTGTTGAAAACCATCTATGGATGGGTCGTAATGGGTGAGTGTGATGAGAGTCAGCTCACATCAAGCGCTTTCGTATCGTCTCGCAACAAtaataaacattgttttttcgTGTCGAGTCCTTCGCAAATTTTGTCGCACGACgattctataaaaaaaatttgggaaTTAGAAAACGTTAGTTCTCCGACTAAACCTTTCGTATCTGAGGAGGACCAACGCTGCGAAGACTATTTTCGTGGAAAATACTATCGCAATGAAGAAGGCAGGTTCGTAGTTCCATTACCATTTGTCGACCCCACGAACAAACCTACCTTCCTCAATTCGCGCGAAATCGCTCTCAAGCTGTTCACGTCGTTGGAACGCAAATTGAAGTCCAACCCCGAGTTTAAAAGGGCGTATGTGGAATTCATGAATGACTATGAGTCTCGAGGTCACTTGGAGGAAGTGGAACCTCCTTCAACAAGTGAAGGCCACTTCTATTACATACCTCACCATGGTATTCTGCGTGACTCCGTCACCACTCCTCTTCGCGTAGTTTTCGACGCAAGCGCTAAGGGCGCCAACGAGACGTTCTTAAACGCTACTCTTCTCGGTGGGCCCAAGCTTCAGACCAACATCTTCGATCTGCTCACACGCTTTCGCTGGCATGCCGTCGTCTTCACAGGTGACGTGAAACAGATGTACAGGCAGATTCTGGTTCCTGAAGAGGACGCTGAATTTCAGCGCATCTTGTGGCGGCCCTCTGCTGTCGGTCCTGTGCGCGACTATCGTCTTAAAACGGTCACTTACGGGGTTTCTGCTGCGCCATTCCAGGCTCTTCGTACAATGGCTCAACTTGCCAGTGATTCTGCAGCCAGCTACCCAGGTGGTTCAACCGTACTCGCTCGTGACATCTACGTCGACGACGTCGTCACCGGAGCGGATTCTGTCGAGCAGGCGCGTTCGCTTCAGGCGGAACTTACGAAAATACTGTCGTCGGGGGGTTTTCATCTCAGGAAGTGGACCTCCAATAGTAGTGAGTTCCTGGAGAGCCTACCGTCTTCCGATCTATACTCGGAAGACTTTAAACATTTCGAAGAAATGACTGACATTTCTCTAAAGATATTGGGCTTGCTATGGCAACCTCAATCTGACTCCTTTCGTTTTCGTGTAGCATCTACACCTAATGGTCGGTGCACGAAGCGCACCATTCTGTCGGAGATAGCTAGAATCTTCGATCCATTGGGTTTCCTCTCGCCTGTAACATTTCTCGCCAAGTATCTGATGCAGTTGCTTTGGGTTTCGGGCGTTTCCTGGGATGGAGATGTCCCGGAAAGCATCAGGCTGGAATGGCAGGAATTCAAAACTCAACTCTCGTCGCTGAGTGCTGTAGCTGTGCCTCGCCGTTTAGTCGGGGAATTCGACGTGCTACATCTCCACGGATTTTGTGACGCATCAGAACGTGGCTTCTGTGCCGTAATCTATTGCCGTACAGTGACTGAGGAGGGCGACGTTGACGTCAAGCTAGTGTGTGCGAAGTCCAAGGTCGCGCCGTTACGCAAATTGTCAGTGCCGCGTCTCGAATTGCTCGCAGCGGTTCTGCTGTCGGACTTGATGGCTTCGGTCGTGGAGGCTTTGAAGCCCTTCCACTCGGTAGATAGAATCTACGCATGGTCGGACTCAAGTGTGACGTTAACCTGGATCAAGTCGTGTCCATCCAGGTGGAAAACATTCGTGGCCAACCGTGTGAGTCATATCCAAGACGTCATTCCTCCCGACTCCTGGCATCATGTCAGAACCACTGACAATCCAGCTGACTGCGGATCGCGTGGTTTGCTTCCCCAAGACTTGGTCAACCAAACTTGCTGGTGGAGCGGGCCTGATTGGCTCAGGCACCCCACTGAGAGCTGGCCTAAGTCAGTGCTGACGCCAGATAGGGATGTTCTTCACGACGAACAAAGGATTACGGTCCTTGTAGTGTCCAATGACAACGCACTAGTTGACAATCTATTAGAGAAGTTCTCGTCGCTAGGAACACTTCAACGCGTCTTAGCGTATTGTCGCCGCTTTGCGAACAACGCGAAGAACCAAAAGACGACTGGAAAGCTGTTACGCGGACCTTTGACACCTCTCGAAGTAAAACAGTCACTGATGATTCTCGTGCGCTTCGTGCAACAGCGCAGCTTTGCTCAGGAAATCGAAAAGATTTCCAACAAGCATTCGAATTCTCTTCCCAAAGCGTTTAGAAAATTGTCCCCATTCATAGACGAAGCGGGTCTCTTAAGGGTGGGCGGTCGCCTGTCGCGAGCTTCTCTCGACTTCGACGTGAAGCATCCGTTGCTTCTACCTCGCGACAATCGTCTGACCTTCCTTCTTATAGACGAATATCATAGACGGTTCATGCATCCAGGCATCCAAACGCTTCACAACTTGTTGTCACAGCATTTTTGGATCATGTGTCCAAAACGGGCTATCTACGCAGTggtatcgaaatgtatgaagTGCTTTCGGGTGCGGCCACTGGGTGCCCCTGCGCCATTCATGGGGGACCTGCCGTCCTATCGAATATCCCAGCTCAAGACTTTCTGGAGCGCAGCGGTCGATTTTGGCGGGCCTTTTGACATCGCACTCGGTCGCGGACGCGGTAACAAGACGTACAAGGGCTATATTTGCGTCTTTGTCTGTACCGCAACAAAGGCCATTCATACTGAGCTCGTCACCGAGTTGTCTTCGGATGCTTATCTCTTCGGCGCCGCACTTCGGCGTTTCGAGTTGTAA